In Verrucomicrobiota bacterium, one genomic interval encodes:
- a CDS encoding tetratricopeptide repeat protein, whose product MPEKTFSEIPRSNRELYEKGRAALERNNLDYAIALFSQVLHSEPTFYDCREALRAAQLKKTGSATSFLRKMLGTASSSPLLAKGQILLRGNPLEALQAAEQILSHDPNNVAAHKLLAEAAEAADLPRTAVLSLEIASKNSPRDKDIALRLGAALVRAGQVQRAEAVLAELQRAYPTDQSVAQALKNASASKTLREGGYDALADGEGSYRDILKDASEAVALEQEKRQMKAGEVADRLIQEYEAQFEKDPKNLKLLRTIAELCVDKKEYDRALDCYNRIVATEGPNDPSLDAAIVQVNLKKLDLAIAQISPSEPGAEDKAARLRTERGAYRLAQYQRRAEKYPTDLQVRFDLGEVYFQAGKLSEAIQEFQKAQANPHLRISVLNYLGQCFAARRMYDLAARTFQNAIKEKIVFDDEKKELIYALGCVLEKMGKAADAMEQFKQIYEVDIAYKDVAAKVDAFYAGQ is encoded by the coding sequence ATGCCAGAAAAAACGTTCAGTGAAATACCGCGCTCCAACCGGGAGCTTTACGAAAAAGGACGAGCTGCCCTGGAGCGCAACAACCTGGATTATGCGATCGCCCTTTTCAGCCAGGTGCTCCACAGCGAACCGACTTTCTACGATTGCCGGGAAGCTCTGCGCGCCGCCCAACTGAAGAAGACCGGATCCGCGACCAGCTTTCTGCGCAAGATGCTCGGCACGGCGAGCAGTTCTCCGCTCCTGGCCAAAGGCCAAATCCTTCTGCGCGGCAATCCGCTGGAGGCGTTGCAGGCCGCCGAACAGATTCTAAGCCACGATCCGAACAATGTCGCCGCCCACAAACTGCTCGCGGAGGCGGCTGAAGCCGCGGACTTGCCGCGCACCGCGGTGCTGTCGCTGGAAATTGCATCGAAGAATTCGCCCCGGGACAAGGACATCGCCTTGCGGTTGGGCGCGGCGCTCGTCCGCGCAGGCCAGGTGCAACGCGCGGAGGCGGTGCTGGCGGAACTTCAACGCGCTTATCCGACCGACCAATCCGTGGCCCAGGCTCTCAAGAATGCCTCTGCGAGCAAGACGCTGCGCGAAGGCGGTTACGACGCCCTGGCAGATGGCGAGGGTTCTTATCGGGACATTCTCAAAGACGCTTCCGAGGCCGTCGCCTTGGAACAGGAAAAGCGGCAGATGAAAGCCGGCGAGGTGGCGGATCGACTTATCCAGGAGTACGAAGCGCAGTTTGAAAAGGACCCGAAGAATCTGAAATTGCTGCGCACCATCGCGGAGCTTTGCGTCGATAAGAAGGAGTACGACCGCGCGCTGGATTGCTACAACCGCATCGTCGCCACAGAAGGTCCGAACGACCCCTCGCTGGACGCCGCCATCGTCCAGGTGAATCTGAAAAAGCTGGACCTGGCCATCGCCCAGATCAGTCCGTCTGAGCCGGGCGCCGAAGACAAGGCGGCGAGGCTTCGCACCGAGAGAGGGGCTTACCGGCTGGCGCAGTACCAGCGCCGGGCCGAAAAATATCCGACCGATCTTCAGGTGCGCTTCGATCTGGGGGAGGTCTATTTCCAGGCGGGAAAATTGAGCGAGGCGATTCAGGAATTTCAAAAGGCCCAGGCCAATCCTCACTTGCGGATCAGCGTTTTGAACTACCTGGGGCAATGCTTCGCCGCGCGGCGAATGTACGACCTGGCCGCTCGCACCTTCCAGAACGCGATCAAGGAAAAGATCGTCTTCGACGACGAAAAGAAGGAGTTGATCTACGCGCTGGGTTGCGTGCTGGAGAAGATGGGCAAAGCCGCAGATGCCATGGAACAGTTCAAGCAGATTTACGAAGTCGATATCGCGTATAAGGACGTCGCGGCGAAGGTGGACGCCTTTTACGCTGGACAGTAG